The following is a genomic window from Aphelocoma coerulescens isolate FSJ_1873_10779 chromosome 5, UR_Acoe_1.0, whole genome shotgun sequence.
acttccagggatggagcagccacagcttctctgggcagcctgtgccagggcctcagcaccctcacagggaggaatttcttcccaatacccCATCACAATCTCCCCTTTTCAGTTTAAACCtctccttgtcctggcactcatTGCCCATGGAAGAGTCCCTCTCCCAATCCCATACCTGCAGGGATTCTCCCTCCCACAGGGCTGAGTGTCCCATGCACCCCCTGGGTGTTGGGGtgcccaccccacagacccacgtcagcctggcagggggccccagggcaccaaggggacctgtgctcctgggtaCCAGGGATTGGGGTGCCCACCTCATgctcctgggacccctcccagcctggcacagctgcctgaaGCTCTGGGAATTGGGGTGCccactccaaacccccccaaaatccaggggggGCACGGTTTCCCACCCAACACACCCTGAAGATGTTGTGAGGCTCTGGCATCAGGGTGCCCACCCAACACACCCCCAAGACAGTCAGGACTCTGGGCATTAGGGTGCACACCCAGTGCACTTCCACGTGCTGGGGGTTGTGGGCAAGGGGGTGCCAACACAACAATCCCCGTGCACAGCCTCTGGGCATGGGGTGCCCTCCCAATTCCCCCTGAAGCTGCTGGGGATCTCTGGCATCAGGGCGCCCACCCAACACCTCCCCAGGACAGTGAGAACTCTGGGCATTGGGGTGCCCACCCAACACCCAACCCTGATTCCTCTGGCATGGGGtacccaccccattcccccacTACTGGTGTGCACGCACACCTGAGGAcatgagcagcacagcctggagcagggccacCTCGGTGTCATCCAGGTTGAAGGCAGAGAGGGACTTGCCACGGTGGCATTGGGGAACGTGGCGTGGCCGtgtcacccctgggacccccacagcagATGGGTCATTGGGGGGGTGTGGTGTGACTGTGTCCCCCGTAATGgacagtggggtttgggggtgcagtGTGACCGTGTCCCACTCTGGGACCCCCACGGTGGACAGTGGCAGGGGGTGCAGTGTgaccctgtcccccctccctgaGACACCCCGGGGGGTGTGATGTGACCCTGCCCCCCCTCTGGGGCCTCCATGTCACCGGGGAACACTCGTGGCAGGGCCAGTGCAGCAGCCAGAAGAGGAAGCTGCGTGACAGGGCCAGTGACAGGGCCAatggcagggccagggccaccCGCGGGCACAGCTGTCCCCTTTGGTCACTGCTCACCCCTGAACCCTTTAGGGGTGACCAGCTCAAGGACACTGGGCAATGTCCCAACCCCCCTTGACTGCCCAAGGACACCGGTGACATCCCaaaccctggcactgccaccatgTGTGTGCTGAGTGTGTGAGTGCTCAGCAGATCCTGGCTAGGGCTGGGGGCCAGGGTGGGGGACCGAGATGGTGACAGAGTCCCTCCACTGCATCCCCTCACCAGGAATTTCCGCTTCTGCTTCcagtggctgccctgggcaTTGGTGCTGCGGTGGGCTTCTGTCACAAGGCGGATCAGCTCCcactcctcggcgctggggcgaTGCTGCAGGGACTTGATcatctcctccttctgctgccacTCCCGGTTCTCCTCGATCAGCTTCCGCTTGGCTACCTGCTTCGGTCCCCAGCACCACTGCCGGACCCCCAGCATCAGCCAGGATCCCCCCACATCAGCCAGGACCCCCCATCCATgcatcccacagctgcagcatagCACCCCATGGTGaccccccccagcctcctcctgtggctgctctgggcatcCCAAATTGCCCCATAGCACCAGGACTCCAACCCACCTCCCAAAAGCCCCCCACTATCATCTGGGATGCCCCCCAGTCAGCTAGGACCCCCCATTCATGCATTCTACCCCACTGCTGCATCACATACCAGCCCAGTCCTGCAGCTACTCCGGGTACCCCAATGTGCCCCAGGGTGTCGGGACCCCAACCTGCCCCCCAGCCGAgcccccccacgccccccaaCTCACAGTCCATGGCCATGCCCACGGAGATGCACTTcttgaagcagcagagctggcactggtTGCGGGTGATCTTGTCGATGACACAGGAGTAGGTGGGGTGCAGGTTCTTCTGGATGGTCCGACGGAAAAATCCCTGGGGAGGGCATGGGGGAGTGACCcagtgagcactgctgagcccCCCTAGCCCCCTGCCCCAAGTCACCTTGCAGCCCTCACAGGCGATGCAGCGGTAGTGGTAGCTGGCGGCCTTGTCCCCGCACACCACGCACTGTTCATCTTTGTCCAGGTAACTAGGGATGTACCCTGCGGGGACCCCCaggtcagggacccccagggcaccccagagcagggacccccGCAGCGGGGACTCATGGGGTGCTCCATGACAGGGATTCCCATGACAGGGACCCTCAGGGCACCCCAAGTCAAGGACCCCTGGAACACCCTGTAGCAGGGACCTTCCCACACACCCCACATCAGGGATCCTCCAGGAATCCTGAGTCAGGGACCCCCTTGCATGCCTCACATCAGGGACACCCCACACACCCCATGCCAGGGACCCCCAGtaagccctcccctccctgtgcctcagtttcccctctgtCTGCACCCACTGTCTGCCCCACCactacccctgccctggcacgggAAGGGTTAAcactgggggtgtgggggggggtGCCTGAGCCCCCCACGCCAATAAAGCCCCCATTATCCCATTATCTGGCCGGGAACCGGCagcggggggggtccctgtccccctggcacACAGAGACCCACTGTCCCTGTCATTGTCCGTGGTCCCCCCGCCTGGCAGGCCAGGAACCAGCCCCCCACCAGAGTCCCCCCAGCCTCCCCACCACCGACTgctcagggaaactgaggcacagattgCCCATGATGCATGGGGCGGTCCCCAGCACCCTGGGCCCCTCATGTCCCTCCCGGGAGCCCACccttgtgttttgggggggctggaaTTGGGGATCCCCGAAGGGTgagagggatgggaaagggaccGGATGCCTGGGTCCCCCCTGCATGGAGCACCTGTAACTCAGGggagtgtccccagcaccccaggacTGCCGCACCCACCCGGGATCCCACAAACCCAGGCGTGGGCACCCCTCGAGCCCACTCTGGCGCTCTGCAGGTGCCGGAtgcgggggtccctgggtgctccctccctccgggagcggggcgggtgcAGGGGATGGGCGGGAGCCGGACGCTTGGGTTCCCCCCTGGCCCCCCATCGGGTCCCGCCGGCGCCGGCTGCTCCCcgccgggaatggggcagggcGGGGGGCAGTGCCCGCAGGGCCCCCCTTATCGCCCACCCCAGGGCGCTGCCGCCCCAATGGCGGCACCCCGACCCACGAGGCGccgagggggatgtgggggactGGGACCCCAGCAGAccctgcagggatgtggggtgcagggggggacATGGGAGTGGGGTATCCATGGGACTCTGGGGTgcctgggggacatggggaccttGGGGTGTCTGCCAGGGACATGGGGTGTCCATGGGACCCTGGCGTTCCTGGGGTGCTCACAGGGGATAAGGGGTGTCCGTGGAACTCCAGGGGACCCGGTCGAGACATGAGGCATCCGTGGGACCCTGGGGTACCTGCATGGACACAGGAATCTTGGGGTGACCATGGGGGACAAGGGATGTCCATTGACTTTGGGGGACCCAGGTCATACatggggtggccaggggacccTGGCAAGGACTTGGGGCCCCCAGGGTGCCTGCCAGGGACATGGGGTGTCCGTGGCACCCTGACTTGCCTGAAGAGACTTGGGGACCCCAAGATGTCCACAAGGAACACGAAGGGTATCCAGGGGTCCCTGGTAAGGACTCGAGGCCCCTGCAGTGCTCACACGGAGTGCCTGCAGAACCCGGCGAGCACATGAGGTACTCGGGGGACCCGGGGGTGCCCAGCAGGGCCATGGGGTGcccgggggggttcggggggtgCCGTGGGTCCCCGTACCTGACATGCTGCTCTTCACCAAACATTGGCTGCTCTTTCTTTTGCGCTTCCCATCCAGCCACCTACGGGAGGGGGGTGACAGGCTGAGAGGGTGCCCACGGATTCCCGCTGCACCCCCCCAAACTTCcaacagccccccaaaacccccctcgaacccccttctctgctgggaaaTGGGCAGCCCCCACCCAGGGGTCCCAGTGCAGCGATGTCACAGGTGGGGTCCAGCCCGGGggtgcgggatggggggggtaGGAGAgggccctggggaccccccccacccagAACACCCCTGTCGGGACCCCCCCCTCCGGGACACGACACcgccctgggggggctgggaccgagcgggggaagggaagggaagggaagggaagggaagggaagggaagggaagggaagggaagggaagggaagggaagggaagggaaggaaaagggtgggggaggggaagggaaagggtgggggaggggaagggaaagggtgggggaggggaagggaaagggtgggggaggggaagggaaagggtgggggaggggctcctTCCCAGTCAAAGACAAAATGTCCTTTTGGCTGAGCGGAGAAGTGACGTCATCGGGGCTCAGCCAATGGCGGGCGGCGGGGGTCCGCGCGCGCCCGTCCCcgcggggggggcccggggccgcggggatCGGCACCTGCGGGGGGGGAGCCCCGGGGACCCCGCATCCCCCGGGGCCGCTCCAGCCCAAGGGGACCCCGGGCCGCCACCCCCCACCGGGGGCCCGAAATAGTCCCGGGGGGGGtggagggtgaggggagggggcggctggGAGAGGCACGAGTGGGGGGACACCATGGCGGGGCACGAGTGGGGGCATGTGggcgtggggacacagggacaccaggggaTGGACCTAGCCGGTGACatgtggggggcagggggacacgcAGGACATGGGCACGTGTGGGGATACCCAGAACGTGACATAGGGACACTTGCGGACATGTGGGgtacagcggggctgggggacacctggggtacGGGGATGtacaggacatggggacacccaggttCGGAACATGAGTGGGGACACATGGGGTGGACGGGGATatgggcacagggacaaaaAGGGCacccaggacacagggacacacgagGCATGGACATATACACAACCACACAGGgacacatggggacacagggggtaCCCAGGGCACGGACACATACGTGACCACGCAGGGATGCATGAAGGCACACTGGGCACGACGACGCAAGAGACA
Proteins encoded in this region:
- the LOC138110990 gene encoding thyroid hormone receptor alpha-like isoform X7 → MEQKPSTLDPLLEPEDTRWLDGKRKRKSSQCLVKSSMSGYIPSYLDKDEQCVVCGDKAASYHYRCIACEGCKVTWGRGLGGLSSAHWVTPPCPPQGFFRRTIQKNLHPTYSCVIDKITRNQCQLCCFKKCISVGMAMDLVLGTEAGSQAEADRGEPGVAAEGGDDQVPAASPQRRGVGADPPCDRSPPQHQCPGQPLEAEAEIPDLTGLICVEKIEKCQEMYLLAFEHYINYRKHNIPRFWPKLLMKPWRTCAAITGQGSGGAQAAALQEIRDLLPTAETARPK
- the LOC138110990 gene encoding thyroid hormone receptor alpha-like isoform X10, whose translation is MEQKPSTLDPLLEPEDTRWLDGKRKRKSSQCLVKSSMSGYIPSYLDKDEQCVVCGDKAASYHYRCIACEGCKVTWGRGLGGLSSAHWVTPPCPPQGFFRRTIQKNLHPTYSCVIDKITRNQCQLCCFKKCISVGMAMDLVLGTEAGSQAEADRGEPGVAAEGGDDQVPAASPQRRGVGADPPCDRSPPQHQCPGQPLEAEAEIPDLTGLICVEKIEKCQEMYLLAFEHYINYRKHNIPRFWPKLLMKVCKTGLS
- the LOC138110990 gene encoding thyroid hormone receptor alpha-like isoform X6, which encodes MEQKPSTLDPLLEPEDTRWLDGKRKRKSSQCLVKSSMSGYIPSYLDKDEQCVVCGDKAASYHYRCIACEGCKVTWGRGLGGLSSAHWVTPPCPPQGFFRRTIQKNLHPTYSCVIDKITRNQCQLCCFKKCISVGMAMDLVLGTEAGSQAEADRGEPGVAAEGGDDQVPAASPQRRGVGADPPCDRSPPQHQCPGQPLEAEAEIPDLTGLICVEKIEKCQEMYLLAFEHYINYRKHNIPRFWPKLLMKPWRTCAAITGQGSGGAQAAALQEIRDLLPTAETASKCNSQNSLLRP
- the LOC138110990 gene encoding thyroid hormone receptor alpha-like isoform X9 — protein: MEQKPSTLDPLLEPEDTRWLDGKRKRKSSQCLVKSSMSGYIPSYLDKDEQCVVCGDKAASYHYRCIACEGCKVTWGRGLGGLSSAHWVTPPCPPQGFFRRTIQKNLHPTYSCVIDKITRNQCQLCCFKKCISVGMAMDLVLGTEAGSQAEADRGEPGVAAEGGDDQVPAASPQRRGVGADPPCDRSPPQHQCPGQPLEAEAEIPDLTGLICVEKIEKCQEMYLLAFEHYINYRKHNIPRFWPKLLMKFVFCSALVPAQHSRCCR